DNA from Thermoleophilum album:
GTTTCACGCTGCCGCCGTAGAGGATGCGCACGCGCGCGGCCGCCTCGCGCGAGCGGTCAGCGACGAGCGCGCGGATGAACGCGATCGCCTCTTGCGCCTGTTCGGGCGTGGCGGTGCGACCGGTGCCGATCGCCCAGACCGGCTCGTAGGCGATCACCACGTCGGCGAGACGCTCGTCGGCGACGTCCTCGAGCGCCTCCCAAACCTGTTGGCGCAAGCGACGTTCGGTCTCCCCCTGCTCGCGCTCCTCCTCAGTTTCGCCGACGCACAGAATCGGCTCGAGTCCCGCTGCCAGCGCCACCGGCAGCTTTTCCCGCAAAGCACGGTCGGTCTCGCAGTGGTCGCGGCGCCGCTCGGAATGCCCGAGCACTACCCCGTGCACTCCCAGCTCGGTCAGCATCGGCGCCGAGATCTCGCCGGTGTGCGCGCCCTCGGGCGCCTGGTGCATGTTTTGCGCGAGCACACGGACGTCGCCGCCGCGCACCGCCTCGAGGCAGACGTCTAGGGCCGTGAACGGCACGCAGAGAGCGACGTCCGCGCGCCGCTGGGGCGGTGGCGGGAGCAGCTCGAGGAGGCGCGGGCAGTAGGCGCGCGTCTGTGCGCGCGTACCCCACATCTTCCAGTTTCCGGCTACGTACGGCTTGCGTTGCACTCGGCTCCCCTCCATGGGTCTGGCGCCACGCCCGACGCCTCAGGCGTCATCGAGCGCTTCGACGCCCGGAAGCTTTCGGCCCTCCAACAACTCGAGCGCAGCGCCGCCCCCCGTCGAAACGTGGTCTACCCGCGTGTCGAGCCCGAAGGCTACCAGCGCCGCAGCGGAATCGCCCCCGCCGACGACGGTCCTACCGGGCGCCTCGGCAACTGCTTCGGCGAGGGCTCGCGTACCCACCGCGAACGGCTCAAGCTCGAAAGCCCCCAGCGGTCCGTTCCAGAAGACGCAGCCCGCGCGCTTCACCCGCTCGGCGTATTCGCGAGCGGTCTGCGGACCTATGTCGAGGCCCATCCAGCCATCCGGCACGTCGACGCCGTCGAGCTCCCGTCTTTCGGCGTCGGCCGCGAAACGATCACCCACCACCAGGTCGCGCGGCAGCACCAGCTCGCAAGGTGTGCCGCCCGCTCGCTCGAGCACTCGCCGGGCGAGCTCCACGCCCTCCTCCTCGACCAGCGATGCGCCGGTCGCATGGCCCTGCGCCCGGAAGAAGGCGAAGCACATCGCGCCACCGATCAGGAGCTCGTCGGCAAGCTCCAGGAAGCGCTCGATCAGCTTGATCTTGTCGGTCACCTTCGCGCCACCGAGCACCACCACGAAGGGGCGCGGCGGGTCCTCGAGCAGGCGCTCCAGCGTCGTCACCTCGCGCTCCAAAAGGAAACCGGCGACGGCCGGACGCAAAAACGCGCAGACGCCGGCGGTCGAAGCGTGGGCGCGGTGGGCGGCCCCGAAAGCATCGTTGACGTAGGCGCGAGCCAGCGCGGCGAGACGCTGCGCGAAGGCCGGATCGTTGGCCGTCTCCCCGGGCTCCCAGCGGAGGTTTTCGAGCAACACCACGTCCCCCGGCGCCGCCTGCTCGACGGCGCGACGGGAGTCGGGACCGGCGACGTCGCGGGCCAGCACCACCTCCGAGCCAAGGAGCTCGGAAAGCCGCTCGGCAACCGGTCGCAGGGAGGTTTTTGGATCGGGTCCCTTGGGCCGACCGAGGTGCGAGCACAGCACCAGGCGCGCTCCGTGCTCTCGCAGGTACTCGATGGTCGGCAAGGCCGCGCGGATCCTGCGCTCGTCGGTGATGAGTCCGTCGACAAGCGGCACGTTGAAGTCAGCGCGCACAAGCACCGGAGTGCCTGCAGCCAGCTCGAGGTCACGGACCGTGCGCTTACGGAAGCGCACGCCCGGCTCGGCGCCTACGCTGCCTTGGTCGGCGGTCACCGCGGGTCCGACGGTCAGCCGACGCGTGTGCCCGCGAGGACCCGCTCGGCAAGCTCGACGACGCGGTTCGAGTAGCCCCACTCGTTGTCGTACCAGGCGACGACCTTGAGTAGGCGATCCTCGATCATCATCGTGAGCTGCGCATCGAAGATCGACGAGTAGGGGGAGCGGACGATGTCGGTCGAGACGATCGGATCCTCCGTGTACTTGAGGATCCCTTCGAGCTCCCCGCGGTCGGCGCGATCGCGCACCGCCGCGTTGACTTCCTCGACGCTGGTTGAACGAGTGGTCCGCACCACCAGATCGACGACCGAGCCGGTGCTCACCGGTGCCCGTACGGCGATCCCGTTGAGCTTGCCGGCCAGCTCGGGGATCACGAGACCAATGGCGCGCGCGGCGCCCGTGGAGGTCGGAACCAGGTTGATCGCCGCTGCCCGCGCCCGCCTGAGGTCTTTGTGGGGAGCGTCCTGCAGGCGCTGGTCGGCGGTGTAGGCGTGGACAGTGGTCATCACGCCGTGCTCGATCCCGACCGCCTCGTGCAGGACTTTCGCCACCGGCGCCAGGCAGTTCGTGGTGCACGAGGCGTTGGAGATCACGTGGTGGCGCTCGGGGTCATAGGCGTCGTCGTTGACGCCGAGCGCGATCGTAACGTCGGGGTTCTTAGCGGGCGCCGAGATGATCACCTTGCTGGCGCCCGCGCTTAGGTGCTTAGCGGCGTCGTCGCGGTTGGTGAACAGCCCGGTCGATTCGATCACCACGTCGACACCGAGCTCGCGCCACGGCAGGGCCGCCGGGTCACGCTCGGCCAGGACCTTGATCTCGCGACCGTCCACGACCAGCGCGTCCGCGGTGTGTTCGACGGAACCTGGAAACGGCCCGTAGTTCGAGTCGTAGCGCAGAAGGTGGGCGAGCGTGGCGGTGTCCGTGATGTCGTTGACCGCCACCCACTCGATGTCGGCGCCGCGCTCGTAGGCGGCGCGGAAGACGTTGCGGCCGATCCTTCCGAAACCGTTGATCGCAGCTCTCAGCGGCATCTGGGCGTCCTCGCGGTCGGTTGAGTCCTGCGGGTATGAGGCGGGGGCAGGCGGTGCGCTCGTGCGCCCCCGACAGGTCCTGGAATCTACCCGACCGGGGAACTCGCTGGCGGCCGGCGGTCGATGTCGCGGTGGACGATGTCGACCAGGTAACGCCCGGCCCGCGCCAGCTCGCGGCCGAGCCATTCAGCGACCGCCACGGAGCGGTGCCGACCGCCGGTGCAGCCGATGCCAACGGTGAGGTGCGCGCGCCCCTCGCGCTCGTAGCGGGGAAGCAGGAAGCTCAGGAGGTCGAGCAGTCGACGCTCGAGCTCCGCGGTCTCGGCGCTGCGGTCGATGAAGCTACGCACCGCGCGGTCGAGACCGGTTAGTTCCCGTAGCTCGGGCTCGTAGTGGGGGTTCGGCAGGAAACGCACGTCGAAGACCAGGTCGACGTCGCGGGGCGTGCCGTGCTTGAAGCCGAAGCTCAACACCGTCACCGCCAGGCGTGTGGTCTTGCCGTGGGGCAGCATCTTCTCGGCGACGACCCGGCGCAGTCGACTGGCGCTGAGCTCCGAGGTGTCGATCACCACGTCCGCGCGTTCCTTGAGCGGCTCGAGCAGGCGCCGCTCGAGCCTGATCGCTCGCTCCAGCTGACCAGCCCGCAGCTCCTCCGGAGCGACCGCCGCGCGGCCAACGGGCGACGCCTGCGTCGGTTGCCCGCCCGCGCGTCCGCCGGCGTCGCCCGCCGAGGGCTGCTCGCCCGCACGTCCGCCGGCGTCGCCCGCCGACGGGTCCTCGCCGCGCAGCACGCCCGTGCTCGCGATTGGCGACTCGAGCTGAGCGAGCGGGTGACGCCGCCGCGTCTCCTTAAAACGGTTCAGCAGGACGTCCTCAGAGGCTTCTAGGTAGAGCACTCGGTGCGGCGTGCCGCGCTCAGCGAGTCGGTCGAGCGCCCGCCAAAGGCCCTCGAAGAAGTGCCCCCCGCGCACGTCGCAGACGACCGCCGCCCGT
Protein-coding regions in this window:
- the tpiA gene encoding triose-phosphate isomerase; the protein is MQRKPYVAGNWKMWGTRAQTRAYCPRLLELLPPPPQRRADVALCVPFTALDVCLEAVRGGDVRVLAQNMHQAPEGAHTGEISAPMLTELGVHGVVLGHSERRRDHCETDRALREKLPVALAAGLEPILCVGETEEEREQGETERRLRQQVWEALEDVADERLADVVIAYEPVWAIGTGRTATPEQAQEAIAFIRALVADRSREAAARVRILYGGSVKPENAAEILAQPDVDGALVGGASLDPESFAQIVAAAPER
- a CDS encoding phosphoglycerate kinase, which codes for MRFRKRTVRDLELAAGTPVLVRADFNVPLVDGLITDERRIRAALPTIEYLREHGARLVLCSHLGRPKGPDPKTSLRPVAERLSELLGSEVVLARDVAGPDSRRAVEQAAPGDVVLLENLRWEPGETANDPAFAQRLAALARAYVNDAFGAAHRAHASTAGVCAFLRPAVAGFLLEREVTTLERLLEDPPRPFVVVLGGAKVTDKIKLIERFLELADELLIGGAMCFAFFRAQGHATGASLVEEEGVELARRVLERAGGTPCELVLPRDLVVGDRFAADAERRELDGVDVPDGWMGLDIGPQTAREYAERVKRAGCVFWNGPLGAFELEPFAVGTRALAEAVAEAPGRTVVGGGDSAAALVAFGLDTRVDHVSTGGGAALELLEGRKLPGVEALDDA
- the gap gene encoding type I glyceraldehyde-3-phosphate dehydrogenase, whose translation is MPLRAAINGFGRIGRNVFRAAYERGADIEWVAVNDITDTATLAHLLRYDSNYGPFPGSVEHTADALVVDGREIKVLAERDPAALPWRELGVDVVIESTGLFTNRDDAAKHLSAGASKVIISAPAKNPDVTIALGVNDDAYDPERHHVISNASCTTNCLAPVAKVLHEAVGIEHGVMTTVHAYTADQRLQDAPHKDLRRARAAAINLVPTSTGAARAIGLVIPELAGKLNGIAVRAPVSTGSVVDLVVRTTRSTSVEEVNAAVRDRADRGELEGILKYTEDPIVSTDIVRSPYSSIFDAQLTMMIEDRLLKVVAWYDNEWGYSNRVVELAERVLAGTRVG
- a CDS encoding RapZ family nucleotide-binding protein — encoded protein: MTAPLRDLVVITGFSGAGKSQAMACFEDAGYFCVDNLPPDMIESLADLLEHEGANVERAAVVCDVRGGHFFEGLWRALDRLAERGTPHRVLYLEASEDVLLNRFKETRRRHPLAQLESPIASTGVLRGEDPSAGDAGGRAGEQPSAGDAGGRAGGQPTQASPVGRAAVAPEELRAGQLERAIRLERRLLEPLKERADVVIDTSELSASRLRRVVAEKMLPHGKTTRLAVTVLSFGFKHGTPRDVDLVFDVRFLPNPHYEPELRELTGLDRAVRSFIDRSAETAELERRLLDLLSFLLPRYEREGRAHLTVGIGCTGGRHRSVAVAEWLGRELARAGRYLVDIVHRDIDRRPPASSPVG